Proteins from a genomic interval of Anolis sagrei isolate rAnoSag1 chromosome 1, rAnoSag1.mat, whole genome shotgun sequence:
- the CTNND1 gene encoding catenin delta-1 isoform X1: MDDSEVESTASILASVKEQEAQFEKLTRALEEERRHVSAQLERVRVSPQDASQTMANGTLTRRHQNGRFLGNADLERQKFSELKLNGPQDHSHLIYSTIPRMQDPGQIVEETYTMEEDPEGAMSVVSVETSDDGTTRRTETTVKKVVKTMTTRTVQQVPVGPDGLPVDGSPVTNSYIQTIDRNFRKNTNGGPDAYMSQPGTATLPRNYHYPDGYGRPYEDSYHGSEHNYGSLSRVTRIDERYRPSMDGYRAPSRQDVYGPQPQVRVGGSNMDLNRFHAEPYGMEDDQRSMGYDDLDYGTMPDYGTARRTGTPSDPRQRLRSYEDMLVDDMARDQYYWAPLAQHERGSLASLDSLRKGGQPPGNWRQPELPEVIAMLGFRLDAVKSNAAAYLQHLCFRNDKVKTDVRKLKGIPVLVGLLDHPKKEVHYGACGALKNISFGKDQDNKIAIKNCDGVPALVRLLRKARDMDLTEVITGTLWNLSSHDSIKMAIVDNALHALTDEVIIPRSGWEREPNEDSKPRHIEWESVLTNTIGCLRNVSSERSEARRKLRECDGLVDALIYIVQAEIGQKDLDSKLVENCVCLLRNLSYQVHREIPHAERYQEAPLNAPNNTGPHAASCFGAKKGKDEWFARGKKPTEDPSADIVDFPKRATPAKGYELLFQPEIVRIYISLLKESKAPAILEASAGAIQNLCAGRWTYGRYIRASLRQEKGLSAVADLLTHDGERVVKAASGALRNLAVDSRNKELIGKHAIPSLVNNLPGGQQTPAKNFSEDTVVSLLNTINEVIVDNLEAAKKLRETQGIEKLVLINKSGNRSEREVRAAALVLQTIWGYKELRKPLEKEGWKKSDFQVNLNNTSRSQGGNSFDDSTLPLIDKNQKGDKKSSREEIQMGNMGPDNYSTLNERDHNRTLERSGEEMDSMKGAPLMQEEGQEFLEEHDQLLYPPMQKI, translated from the exons ATGGATGACTCGGAAGTGGAGTCGACCGCCAGCATACTGGCCTCCGTCAAAGAGCAGGAGGCCCAGTTTGAGAAGCTGACGCGGGCGCTGGAGGAGGAGCGGCGCCACGTCTCTGCGCAGCTGGAGCGTGTGCGTGTCTCCCCACAGGATGCCAGCCAGACCATGGCCAACGGCACCCTCACCCGCCGGCACCAG AACGGCCGTTTTTTGGGCAATGCTGACCTGGAAAGGCAGAAATTCTCAGAACTGAAACTCAACGGACCACAG GACCACAGTCACCTTATCTACAGCACCATTCCCAGGATGCAGGACCCAGGGCAGATTGTGGAGGAGACTTACACCATGGAGGAGGACCCAGAGGGTGCCATGTCAGTTGTTTCAGTTGAAACCTCCGACGATGGGACAACTCGTCGCACAGAGACCACA GTGAAAAAAGTAGTGAAGACAATGACAACACGCACCGTGCAGCAAGTTCCAGTTGGTCCGGATGGGTTACCTGTGGATGGATCTCCAGTTACTAACAGCTACATCCAGACCATAGATCGGAACTTCAGGAAAAACACCAACGGCGGCCCCGATGCCTACATGAGCCAACCTGGCACAGCTACCCTTCCGCGCAACTACCACTACCCCGATGGTTATGGCCGCCCGTATGAGGACAGCTACCATGGCAGTGAGCACAATTATGGGAGCCTGTCTCGCGTGACGCGCATCGATGAGCGCTACCGTCCCTCTATGGATGGCTACCGGGCTCCCAGCCGGCAGGATGTCTATGGGCCTCAGCCACAGGTGCGGGTAGGGGGAAGCAATATGGATTTGAACCGCTTCCACGCAGAGCCTTATGGGATGGAGGATGACCAGCGCAGCATGGGATATGATGACCTGGATTATGGCACAATGCCAGATTATGGTACAGCCAGACGGACCGGGACTCCTTCTGATCCTCGCCAGCGACTCAG GAGTTATGAGGACATGTTGGTGGATGACATGGCTAGAGACCAGTATTACTGGGCCCCATTAGCCCAGCATGAGAGAGGCAGCTTAGCAAGCCTTGACAGCCTGAGGAAAGGAGGCCAGCCCCCGGGCAACTGGCGCCAGCCTGAGCTGCCGGAGGTGATTGCCATGCTGGGGTTCCGCCTGGATGCAGTCAAGTCCAATGCTGCAGCCTACCTCCAGCACTTGTGCTTCCGCAATGACAAGGTGAAGACAGATGTGCGCAAGCTGAAGGGCATTCCTGTCCTTGTGGGGCTGCTGGACCACCCCAAGAAGGAGGTGCACTATGGGGCATGTGGGGCCCTCAAGAACATCTCCTTCGGGAAGGACCAGGATAACAAGATCGCCATCAAGAACTGTGACGGTGTCCCTGCCTTGGTGCGGCTTCTGCGGAAAGCACGTGATATGGACCTCACGGAAGTTATCACAG GGACGCTATGGAACCTCTCCTCTCACGACTCAATAAAGATGGCCATTGTGGATAATGCCTTACATGCCCTCACCGATGAGGTGATAATTCCACGCTCTGGCTGGGAGAGAGAGCCCAACGAGGACTCAAAACCCCGCCACATAGAATGGGAGTCGGTGCTCACCAATACCATTGGCTGCCTTAG AAACGTCAGCTCTGAGAGAAGTGAAGCCCGCCGTAAGTTGCGAGAGTGTGACGGACTGGTGGATGCCCTCATATATATTGTACAAGCTGAAATCGGCCAGAAAGATTTAGACAGCAAG CTTGTGGAAAACTGTGTCTGCCTCCTGAGGAACCTGTCATACCAGGTGCACCGTGAGATCCCGCACGCAGAGCGCTACCAGGAAGCCCCTCTCAATGCTCCCAACAACACGGGCCCTCATGCAGCCAGCTGTTTTGGTGCCAAGAAAGGCAAAG ACGAGTGGTTCGCAAGAG gTAAAAAACCAACAGAGGATCCTTCTGCTGATATTGTGGACTTCCCCAAAAGAGCAACACCTGCAAAAG GTTATGAACTCCTTTTCCAGCCAGAAATTGTCCGTATTTACATTTCATTGTTGAAGGAGAGTAAAGCCCCAGCTATTTTAGAAGCCTCAGCAGGAGCCATCCAGAATCTCTGTGCAGGCCGTTGGACG TACGGGCGGTATATTCGTGCTTCGTTGCGCCAGGAGAAAGGCCTCTCTGCTGTTGCTGACCTCCTAACACATGACGGAGAGCGTGTGGTGAAAGCGGCGTCTGGAGCTCTGCGCAACTTGGCAGTGGATTCCCGTAACAAAGAGCTGATAG GTAAACATGCCATCCCCAGTTTAGTGAACAATTTGCCAGGGGGACAGCAGACGCCAGCCAAGAACTTCTCTGAAGACACCGTGGTCTCTCTGctaaataccatcaatgaggttATTGTGGACAACTTGGAAGCAGCAAAAAAACTTCGGGAGACACAAGGCATTGAGAAACTTGTGTTGATCAACAAATCTGG GAACCGTTCAGAGAGAGAGGTCAGAGCAGCTGCTCTTGTATTGCAAACCATCTGGGGTTATAAAGAGTTGCGGAAGCCACTggagaaagaagggtggaagaaaTCTGACTTCCAG GTGAATCTGAATAATACTTCTAGAAGCCAGGGTGGCAACTCTTTTGATGACAGCACCTTGCCTCTCATTGATAAGAACCAAAAAGGAG ACAAGAAATCGTCTCGAGAAGAGATCCAAATGGGCAACATGGGACCAG ACAACTACTCAACACTGAATGAACGGGACCACAACAGGACATTGGAACGATCTGGAGAAGAAATGGACTCTATGAAGGGAGCACCACTGATG CAGGAGGAAGGGCAAGAATTCCTTGAGGAGCATGACCAGTTGCTTTATCCTCCTATG caGAAGATTTAG
- the CTNND1 gene encoding catenin delta-1 isoform X2, with protein MDDSEVESTASILASVKEQEAQFEKLTRALEEERRHVSAQLERVRVSPQDASQTMANGTLTRRHQNGRFLGNADLERQKFSELKLNGPQDHSHLIYSTIPRMQDPGQIVEETYTMEEDPEGAMSVVSVETSDDGTTRRTETTVKKVVKTMTTRTVQQVPVGPDGLPVDGSPVTNSYIQTIDRNFRKNTNGGPDAYMSQPGTATLPRNYHYPDGYGRPYEDSYHGSEHNYGSLSRVTRIDERYRPSMDGYRAPSRQDVYGPQPQVRVGGSNMDLNRFHAEPYGMEDDQRSMGYDDLDYGTMPDYGTARRTGTPSDPRQRLRSYEDMLVDDMARDQYYWAPLAQHERGSLASLDSLRKGGQPPGNWRQPELPEVIAMLGFRLDAVKSNAAAYLQHLCFRNDKVKTDVRKLKGIPVLVGLLDHPKKEVHYGACGALKNISFGKDQDNKIAIKNCDGVPALVRLLRKARDMDLTEVITGTLWNLSSHDSIKMAIVDNALHALTDEVIIPRSGWEREPNEDSKPRHIEWESVLTNTIGCLRNVSSERSEARRKLRECDGLVDALIYIVQAEIGQKDLDSKLVENCVCLLRNLSYQVHREIPHAERYQEAPLNAPNNTGPHAASCFGAKKGKDEWFARGKKPTEDPSADIVDFPKRATPAKGYELLFQPEIVRIYISLLKESKAPAILEASAGAIQNLCAGRWTYGRYIRASLRQEKGLSAVADLLTHDGERVVKAASGALRNLAVDSRNKELIGKHAIPSLVNNLPGGQQTPAKNFSEDTVVSLLNTINEVIVDNLEAAKKLRETQGIEKLVLINKSGNRSEREVRAAALVLQTIWGYKELRKPLEKEGWKKSDFQVNLNNTSRSQGGNSFDDSTLPLIDKNQKGDKKSSREEIQMGNMGPDNYSTLNERDHNRTLERSGEEMDSMKGAPLMQEEGQEFLEEHDQLLYPPMKI; from the exons ATGGATGACTCGGAAGTGGAGTCGACCGCCAGCATACTGGCCTCCGTCAAAGAGCAGGAGGCCCAGTTTGAGAAGCTGACGCGGGCGCTGGAGGAGGAGCGGCGCCACGTCTCTGCGCAGCTGGAGCGTGTGCGTGTCTCCCCACAGGATGCCAGCCAGACCATGGCCAACGGCACCCTCACCCGCCGGCACCAG AACGGCCGTTTTTTGGGCAATGCTGACCTGGAAAGGCAGAAATTCTCAGAACTGAAACTCAACGGACCACAG GACCACAGTCACCTTATCTACAGCACCATTCCCAGGATGCAGGACCCAGGGCAGATTGTGGAGGAGACTTACACCATGGAGGAGGACCCAGAGGGTGCCATGTCAGTTGTTTCAGTTGAAACCTCCGACGATGGGACAACTCGTCGCACAGAGACCACA GTGAAAAAAGTAGTGAAGACAATGACAACACGCACCGTGCAGCAAGTTCCAGTTGGTCCGGATGGGTTACCTGTGGATGGATCTCCAGTTACTAACAGCTACATCCAGACCATAGATCGGAACTTCAGGAAAAACACCAACGGCGGCCCCGATGCCTACATGAGCCAACCTGGCACAGCTACCCTTCCGCGCAACTACCACTACCCCGATGGTTATGGCCGCCCGTATGAGGACAGCTACCATGGCAGTGAGCACAATTATGGGAGCCTGTCTCGCGTGACGCGCATCGATGAGCGCTACCGTCCCTCTATGGATGGCTACCGGGCTCCCAGCCGGCAGGATGTCTATGGGCCTCAGCCACAGGTGCGGGTAGGGGGAAGCAATATGGATTTGAACCGCTTCCACGCAGAGCCTTATGGGATGGAGGATGACCAGCGCAGCATGGGATATGATGACCTGGATTATGGCACAATGCCAGATTATGGTACAGCCAGACGGACCGGGACTCCTTCTGATCCTCGCCAGCGACTCAG GAGTTATGAGGACATGTTGGTGGATGACATGGCTAGAGACCAGTATTACTGGGCCCCATTAGCCCAGCATGAGAGAGGCAGCTTAGCAAGCCTTGACAGCCTGAGGAAAGGAGGCCAGCCCCCGGGCAACTGGCGCCAGCCTGAGCTGCCGGAGGTGATTGCCATGCTGGGGTTCCGCCTGGATGCAGTCAAGTCCAATGCTGCAGCCTACCTCCAGCACTTGTGCTTCCGCAATGACAAGGTGAAGACAGATGTGCGCAAGCTGAAGGGCATTCCTGTCCTTGTGGGGCTGCTGGACCACCCCAAGAAGGAGGTGCACTATGGGGCATGTGGGGCCCTCAAGAACATCTCCTTCGGGAAGGACCAGGATAACAAGATCGCCATCAAGAACTGTGACGGTGTCCCTGCCTTGGTGCGGCTTCTGCGGAAAGCACGTGATATGGACCTCACGGAAGTTATCACAG GGACGCTATGGAACCTCTCCTCTCACGACTCAATAAAGATGGCCATTGTGGATAATGCCTTACATGCCCTCACCGATGAGGTGATAATTCCACGCTCTGGCTGGGAGAGAGAGCCCAACGAGGACTCAAAACCCCGCCACATAGAATGGGAGTCGGTGCTCACCAATACCATTGGCTGCCTTAG AAACGTCAGCTCTGAGAGAAGTGAAGCCCGCCGTAAGTTGCGAGAGTGTGACGGACTGGTGGATGCCCTCATATATATTGTACAAGCTGAAATCGGCCAGAAAGATTTAGACAGCAAG CTTGTGGAAAACTGTGTCTGCCTCCTGAGGAACCTGTCATACCAGGTGCACCGTGAGATCCCGCACGCAGAGCGCTACCAGGAAGCCCCTCTCAATGCTCCCAACAACACGGGCCCTCATGCAGCCAGCTGTTTTGGTGCCAAGAAAGGCAAAG ACGAGTGGTTCGCAAGAG gTAAAAAACCAACAGAGGATCCTTCTGCTGATATTGTGGACTTCCCCAAAAGAGCAACACCTGCAAAAG GTTATGAACTCCTTTTCCAGCCAGAAATTGTCCGTATTTACATTTCATTGTTGAAGGAGAGTAAAGCCCCAGCTATTTTAGAAGCCTCAGCAGGAGCCATCCAGAATCTCTGTGCAGGCCGTTGGACG TACGGGCGGTATATTCGTGCTTCGTTGCGCCAGGAGAAAGGCCTCTCTGCTGTTGCTGACCTCCTAACACATGACGGAGAGCGTGTGGTGAAAGCGGCGTCTGGAGCTCTGCGCAACTTGGCAGTGGATTCCCGTAACAAAGAGCTGATAG GTAAACATGCCATCCCCAGTTTAGTGAACAATTTGCCAGGGGGACAGCAGACGCCAGCCAAGAACTTCTCTGAAGACACCGTGGTCTCTCTGctaaataccatcaatgaggttATTGTGGACAACTTGGAAGCAGCAAAAAAACTTCGGGAGACACAAGGCATTGAGAAACTTGTGTTGATCAACAAATCTGG GAACCGTTCAGAGAGAGAGGTCAGAGCAGCTGCTCTTGTATTGCAAACCATCTGGGGTTATAAAGAGTTGCGGAAGCCACTggagaaagaagggtggaagaaaTCTGACTTCCAG GTGAATCTGAATAATACTTCTAGAAGCCAGGGTGGCAACTCTTTTGATGACAGCACCTTGCCTCTCATTGATAAGAACCAAAAAGGAG ACAAGAAATCGTCTCGAGAAGAGATCCAAATGGGCAACATGGGACCAG ACAACTACTCAACACTGAATGAACGGGACCACAACAGGACATTGGAACGATCTGGAGAAGAAATGGACTCTATGAAGGGAGCACCACTGATG CAGGAGGAAGGGCAAGAATTCCTTGAGGAGCATGACCAGTTGCTTTATCCTCCTATG AAGATTTAG
- the CTNND1 gene encoding catenin delta-1 isoform X5 encodes MDDSEVESTASILASVKEQEAQFEKLTRALEEERRHVSAQLERVRVSPQDASQTMANGTLTRRHQNGRFLGNADLERQKFSELKLNGPQDHSHLIYSTIPRMQDPGQIVEETYTMEEDPEGAMSVVSVETSDDGTTRRTETTVKKVVKTMTTRTVQQVPVGPDGLPVDGSPVTNSYIQTIDRNFRKNTNGGPDAYMSQPGTATLPRNYHYPDGYGRPYEDSYHGSEHNYGSLSRVTRIDERYRPSMDGYRAPSRQDVYGPQPQVRVGGSNMDLNRFHAEPYGMEDDQRSMGYDDLDYGTMPDYGTARRTGTPSDPRQRLRSYEDMLVDDMARDQYYWAPLAQHERGSLASLDSLRKGGQPPGNWRQPELPEVIAMLGFRLDAVKSNAAAYLQHLCFRNDKVKTDVRKLKGIPVLVGLLDHPKKEVHYGACGALKNISFGKDQDNKIAIKNCDGVPALVRLLRKARDMDLTEVITGTLWNLSSHDSIKMAIVDNALHALTDEVIIPRSGWEREPNEDSKPRHIEWESVLTNTIGCLRNVSSERSEARRKLRECDGLVDALIYIVQAEIGQKDLDSKLVENCVCLLRNLSYQVHREIPHAERYQEAPLNAPNNTGPHAASCFGAKKGKDEWFARGKKPTEDPSADIVDFPKRATPAKGYELLFQPEIVRIYISLLKESKAPAILEASAGAIQNLCAGRWTYGRYIRASLRQEKGLSAVADLLTHDGERVVKAASGALRNLAVDSRNKELIGKHAIPSLVNNLPGGQQTPAKNFSEDTVVSLLNTINEVIVDNLEAAKKLRETQGIEKLVLINKSGNRSEREVRAAALVLQTIWGYKELRKPLEKEGWKKSDFQVNLNNTSRSQGGNSFDDSTLPLIDKNQKGDKKSSREEIQMGNMGPDNYSTLNERDHNRTLERSGEEMDSMKGAPLMKI; translated from the exons ATGGATGACTCGGAAGTGGAGTCGACCGCCAGCATACTGGCCTCCGTCAAAGAGCAGGAGGCCCAGTTTGAGAAGCTGACGCGGGCGCTGGAGGAGGAGCGGCGCCACGTCTCTGCGCAGCTGGAGCGTGTGCGTGTCTCCCCACAGGATGCCAGCCAGACCATGGCCAACGGCACCCTCACCCGCCGGCACCAG AACGGCCGTTTTTTGGGCAATGCTGACCTGGAAAGGCAGAAATTCTCAGAACTGAAACTCAACGGACCACAG GACCACAGTCACCTTATCTACAGCACCATTCCCAGGATGCAGGACCCAGGGCAGATTGTGGAGGAGACTTACACCATGGAGGAGGACCCAGAGGGTGCCATGTCAGTTGTTTCAGTTGAAACCTCCGACGATGGGACAACTCGTCGCACAGAGACCACA GTGAAAAAAGTAGTGAAGACAATGACAACACGCACCGTGCAGCAAGTTCCAGTTGGTCCGGATGGGTTACCTGTGGATGGATCTCCAGTTACTAACAGCTACATCCAGACCATAGATCGGAACTTCAGGAAAAACACCAACGGCGGCCCCGATGCCTACATGAGCCAACCTGGCACAGCTACCCTTCCGCGCAACTACCACTACCCCGATGGTTATGGCCGCCCGTATGAGGACAGCTACCATGGCAGTGAGCACAATTATGGGAGCCTGTCTCGCGTGACGCGCATCGATGAGCGCTACCGTCCCTCTATGGATGGCTACCGGGCTCCCAGCCGGCAGGATGTCTATGGGCCTCAGCCACAGGTGCGGGTAGGGGGAAGCAATATGGATTTGAACCGCTTCCACGCAGAGCCTTATGGGATGGAGGATGACCAGCGCAGCATGGGATATGATGACCTGGATTATGGCACAATGCCAGATTATGGTACAGCCAGACGGACCGGGACTCCTTCTGATCCTCGCCAGCGACTCAG GAGTTATGAGGACATGTTGGTGGATGACATGGCTAGAGACCAGTATTACTGGGCCCCATTAGCCCAGCATGAGAGAGGCAGCTTAGCAAGCCTTGACAGCCTGAGGAAAGGAGGCCAGCCCCCGGGCAACTGGCGCCAGCCTGAGCTGCCGGAGGTGATTGCCATGCTGGGGTTCCGCCTGGATGCAGTCAAGTCCAATGCTGCAGCCTACCTCCAGCACTTGTGCTTCCGCAATGACAAGGTGAAGACAGATGTGCGCAAGCTGAAGGGCATTCCTGTCCTTGTGGGGCTGCTGGACCACCCCAAGAAGGAGGTGCACTATGGGGCATGTGGGGCCCTCAAGAACATCTCCTTCGGGAAGGACCAGGATAACAAGATCGCCATCAAGAACTGTGACGGTGTCCCTGCCTTGGTGCGGCTTCTGCGGAAAGCACGTGATATGGACCTCACGGAAGTTATCACAG GGACGCTATGGAACCTCTCCTCTCACGACTCAATAAAGATGGCCATTGTGGATAATGCCTTACATGCCCTCACCGATGAGGTGATAATTCCACGCTCTGGCTGGGAGAGAGAGCCCAACGAGGACTCAAAACCCCGCCACATAGAATGGGAGTCGGTGCTCACCAATACCATTGGCTGCCTTAG AAACGTCAGCTCTGAGAGAAGTGAAGCCCGCCGTAAGTTGCGAGAGTGTGACGGACTGGTGGATGCCCTCATATATATTGTACAAGCTGAAATCGGCCAGAAAGATTTAGACAGCAAG CTTGTGGAAAACTGTGTCTGCCTCCTGAGGAACCTGTCATACCAGGTGCACCGTGAGATCCCGCACGCAGAGCGCTACCAGGAAGCCCCTCTCAATGCTCCCAACAACACGGGCCCTCATGCAGCCAGCTGTTTTGGTGCCAAGAAAGGCAAAG ACGAGTGGTTCGCAAGAG gTAAAAAACCAACAGAGGATCCTTCTGCTGATATTGTGGACTTCCCCAAAAGAGCAACACCTGCAAAAG GTTATGAACTCCTTTTCCAGCCAGAAATTGTCCGTATTTACATTTCATTGTTGAAGGAGAGTAAAGCCCCAGCTATTTTAGAAGCCTCAGCAGGAGCCATCCAGAATCTCTGTGCAGGCCGTTGGACG TACGGGCGGTATATTCGTGCTTCGTTGCGCCAGGAGAAAGGCCTCTCTGCTGTTGCTGACCTCCTAACACATGACGGAGAGCGTGTGGTGAAAGCGGCGTCTGGAGCTCTGCGCAACTTGGCAGTGGATTCCCGTAACAAAGAGCTGATAG GTAAACATGCCATCCCCAGTTTAGTGAACAATTTGCCAGGGGGACAGCAGACGCCAGCCAAGAACTTCTCTGAAGACACCGTGGTCTCTCTGctaaataccatcaatgaggttATTGTGGACAACTTGGAAGCAGCAAAAAAACTTCGGGAGACACAAGGCATTGAGAAACTTGTGTTGATCAACAAATCTGG GAACCGTTCAGAGAGAGAGGTCAGAGCAGCTGCTCTTGTATTGCAAACCATCTGGGGTTATAAAGAGTTGCGGAAGCCACTggagaaagaagggtggaagaaaTCTGACTTCCAG GTGAATCTGAATAATACTTCTAGAAGCCAGGGTGGCAACTCTTTTGATGACAGCACCTTGCCTCTCATTGATAAGAACCAAAAAGGAG ACAAGAAATCGTCTCGAGAAGAGATCCAAATGGGCAACATGGGACCAG ACAACTACTCAACACTGAATGAACGGGACCACAACAGGACATTGGAACGATCTGGAGAAGAAATGGACTCTATGAAGGGAGCACCACTGATG AAGATTTAG